The nucleotide window TGGGCGCGCGGGCGCTCGGCGCACGAGCATGTCGCGCGCGCGGTCAGCGGCGCGGTCGCGCGGCTGCTGCTGCGCACCGAGGAGCCGCCCGTGCAGGTGCACGACGGCGGGATGGATCCGCTCACGGATCTTCCGTCGCGTACCGCCACGCTCGCGCACCTGGACAACGTCCTGGCCGCCGCACAGCGGGGCGGCGGCCGGGTCGGCGTCCTCTTCATCGACCTCGACGGCTTCAAGGCGATCAACGACACGTTCGGTCACGCGGTCGGCGATCAGACGCTGATCGAGGCCGCGCGGCGCATGAAGGAGAGCGTGCGCCGCAACGATTTCGTCGGCCGGTTGGGCGGCGACGAGTTCGTAGCGATCCTCACCGTCGTCGACGACGAGCTCGAGATGGTCGAGGCCGCGCAGCGCTTCTTGGAGCGCGTGCTGGTCGAAGTGCAGGAAGGCGGCTTCACCAGCCTGGTGCGCGCCAGCATCGGGATCGCGGTCTCGCCCGACGACGGGACGACGCCGGAGTTGCTGCTGCAGCACGCCGACGAAGCGCTCTATGCGGCGAAGGAGAGCGGTGGGAACAGCGTGCGCTGGTACCGCGACGGGGTGAGCCAAGAGATGCGCGCGCGGCGCGAGTTTCGCGAGCGCTTGCGCGACGCGAGCTTCGAGACCGACTTCATGCTGTGCTACCAGCCGATCGTCTCGACCTCGTCGATGCGGGTCGTCGGCGCCGAGGCGCTGGTGCGCTGGCGCCACCCCTCGCGCGGCTGGCTCACGCCGCGGACCTTCCTCGACTTCAAGGGCGGGACGATGGCCTCGTCGGCGCTCGACGTCAAGGTCATCCGCGCCGTCGCCGAGACGCTCAACGCGAACGAGCGGCTCGACGCGCGCGTCCACATCAACATCGCTAACGCGAACTCGGTGGTGTGGTCGGAGATGGAGAACCTGATCCGCGACGTCGAGGAGGCGCCGAGCCGGCTCGCCCTCGAGGTGCGCGAGGCGACGATGCTCGCCGACTCCGACGCCGGCGGCTCGTTCCTGCGCCACGCGCGCCGGTTGGGGATCCCGATCGGGCTCGACGGCTTCGGCTCCGCGCCGACCTCGCTCAGCGCGATGGCCTCGCTGCCGCTCGACTTCATCAAGGTCGACCGCCGGGTCACGAATCCCGGTGAAGAGGGGAACGGCCACTGGAAGCGCGTCGCGCGCGCGGCGATCGGCGTCGCGCAGACGCTGCAGCTCCGCACGATCGCCGACGGCGTCGAGGACCCCGAGCAGGCGAAGTGGCTGGTGCAGAACGGCGTCGAGCAGATGCAGGGCTACCTGATCGCGCAGCCGATGACGGCGCCCGACTTCGCCGACTGGATGCGCTCGTCGCGGGCCGGCGCGCGCAGCGCTTGGTAGCGACCAACGATCTAGCCGCAGGGCCGAACGGCCTAGTCCGCTCAGGCGTATATTTTACCAACGGCAATGGCTCGCTCGGCTGGTTTTTCCGGTACTCCGTTGCGAAAAACGGAAGAGGAACACCGACCGAGCCGACGGGAGCGACTATGACCGTTGGGGCCATCCTTCATGGCGACCCGCAGTTTTCCGCGCACGAGGAGCGTTCGCCGGGCGCGCTCGGCTATGCCGCCGACGTTTTCGCCGCGATCGCCGGCGCCGACCGCTGGTCGGTGCGCTCCTTCGTGGACGGCGCGCCCTCACCGCGCGAGTGCGACGAGCGCGAGCGCGACTACGCCGAATTGCTGCGCGACCTGCAGTTGCGCGACGAGCCGTTGCCGACGCTCGTCGTGCGCAGTCGCAGCGGCGGCGCGCTGTTCCTGGTGTTCGGGCGCCACGGCGGGCCGCTGGCGGTGATCCGCATGCACGCCGACGGCGCGCGCGGCTTTCGGCCGGCGCAGATCGCCGCGACGCGCCGCTTCCTCGACGAGCACGGCGCCCCGATCACGCACTGGATCGTCGACGGCGCGGCGCCGGAGTGGCGCCGGAACAGCGCGCCGGTCACCTTCGTGATCGACGAGCACTTGCGCCCGGTGCTGGCGGAAGAGCCGGCCGACGACGACTCGCCGCTGCACGCGCTCTACCGCCCGCGCGACGGCCACACTCCGGCGCTCCTCGCCGACACGCTCGCGCACTTGATTCGCGAGCTCGCGTTCGCGCCGCACGGCCGCGCGGCGACGCGCGCGCTGCCGTTCGCCTCGGTTCGGCTGGCGCGGCTCGCGGGCGGATCGGCGCCGTTCTTCCTCGTCTCGGTCGAGCCGGCGCGCCGGCGCGGCACGGTGCTGCGCGCGATGACGCGCTACGGGCTGAGCCGGCGCGAAGGCCAAGTGCTTAGCGAAGTGCTGCGCGGTTCGTCCAGCACGGAGATCGGCGAGTCGCTCTCGATCTCCAGCTCGACCGCGACGTTTCATTTGAAACAGCTGCTCCGCAAGACGAGCTCGCGCAACCG belongs to Candidatus Eremiobacterota bacterium and includes:
- a CDS encoding helix-turn-helix transcriptional regulator; this encodes MTVGAILHGDPQFSAHEERSPGALGYAADVFAAIAGADRWSVRSFVDGAPSPRECDERERDYAELLRDLQLRDEPLPTLVVRSRSGGALFLVFGRHGGPLAVIRMHADGARGFRPAQIAATRRFLDEHGAPITHWIVDGAAPEWRRNSAPVTFVIDEHLRPVLAEEPADDDSPLHALYRPRDGHTPALLADTLAHLIRELAFAPHGRAATRALPFASVRLARLAGGSAPFFLVSVEPARRRGTVLRAMTRYGLSRREGQVLSEVLRGSSSTEIGESLSISSSTATFHLKQLLRKTSSRNRTELAARVLGWEEGT
- a CDS encoding diguanylate cyclase; translation: WARGRSAHEHVARAVSGAVARLLLRTEEPPVQVHDGGMDPLTDLPSRTATLAHLDNVLAAAQRGGGRVGVLFIDLDGFKAINDTFGHAVGDQTLIEAARRMKESVRRNDFVGRLGGDEFVAILTVVDDELEMVEAAQRFLERVLVEVQEGGFTSLVRASIGIAVSPDDGTTPELLLQHADEALYAAKESGGNSVRWYRDGVSQEMRARREFRERLRDASFETDFMLCYQPIVSTSSMRVVGAEALVRWRHPSRGWLTPRTFLDFKGGTMASSALDVKVIRAVAETLNANERLDARVHINIANANSVVWSEMENLIRDVEEAPSRLALEVREATMLADSDAGGSFLRHARRLGIPIGLDGFGSAPTSLSAMASLPLDFIKVDRRVTNPGEEGNGHWKRVARAAIGVAQTLQLRTIADGVEDPEQAKWLVQNGVEQMQGYLIAQPMTAPDFADWMRSSRAGARSAW